The Mytilus trossulus isolate FHL-02 chromosome 3, PNRI_Mtr1.1.1.hap1, whole genome shotgun sequence genome contains a region encoding:
- the LOC134709397 gene encoding adenosine receptor A3-like codes for MNASDDTDILFYVLNGYGVTVSYLIINIVTTILGVMILFLNFLVIDTIRRKHELTNTADVLLLSLALADFLTGILVLYNTAYTMTNFQNSLECRFRYSLLLTVAISSGFHLLALTIDRYIKIIKPLHYSRLCKRSTFLTTCISVWIFAILVGLIPTFGWNNNYEETNGDNLLCSFFGTLHEDYLRMIVVLFFIPVILMLILYSHIFKVAHRHSRQIAVQERMVHPHAKDKLSWKFTKTISIIIGVYLLMWLPTGILVILNVEGKLYHKSNSDKGVILIYTSGLAFFNSLLDPIIYAFQISSVKKRFKSVFCCGKQNSIENQICTVGYTTNMVLIKSGVHIETINT; via the exons ATGAATGCATCAGACGACactgacattttgttttatgttctaAATGGATATGGAGTAACAGTTTCATACTTAATCATTAACATTGTTACAACGATTCTTGGtgttatgattttatttctGAACTTTCTCGTCATCGACACAATTCGTCGGAAACATGAACTAACGAATACAGCAGATGTTCTTTTACTAAGTTTGGCGTTAGCAGATTTTCTGACGGGAATTTTGGTGCTGTATAATACAGCATATACCATGACAAATTTCCAAAACTCTTTAGAGTGTAGATTTAGATACAGTCTTTTACTGACAGTGGCCATATCATCGGGTTTTCACCTCTTAGCGCTCACAATTGACCgttatattaaaatcataaaacctTTACACTACAGCAGACTGTGTAAAAGATCAACGTTTCTGACTACGTGTATCTCGGTGTGGATATTTGCTATACTCGTAGGATTAATACCAACGTTTGGATGGAACAACAATTATGAGGAAACCAATGGTGATAACCTTTTGTGTAGTTTCTTTGGTACTCTGCATGAAGATTATCTTCGGATGATtgtagttttgttttttatacccGTGATTTTGATGCTTATTCTTTACAGCCACATTTTCAAAGTGGCTCACAGACATTCTAGACAGATAGCCGTACAAGAAAGAATGGTACATCCACATGCAAAGGATAAATTATCGtggaaatttacaaaaacaatcaGTATTATTATAGGAGTATACCTTCTCATGTGGCTCCCTACAG gtattttggtgatcttgaATGTGGAGGGAAAGTTGTACCATAAATCAAATTCAGACAAAGGAGTAATTTTAATCTACACTTCAGGATTGGCGTTCTTCAACAGCTTATTAGATCCAATTATTTATGCCTTTCAAATATCATCAGTGAAGAAGAGATTCAAGTCAGTGTTCTGCTGCGGCAAACAGAATtctattgaaaatcaaatttgtaCAGTTGGATACACAACAAATATGGTACTCATAAAAAGTGGTGTTCATATTGAAACAATTAATACTTGA